DNA from Neovison vison isolate M4711 chromosome 12, ASM_NN_V1, whole genome shotgun sequence:
tcttcccaggtGATGGCAAGTGTGTGATCTGTGACTCCTACGTGCGTCCCTGCACTCTGGTGCGCATATGTGATGAGTGTAATTATGGCTCTTACCAGGGGCGCTGTGTGATATGTGGAGGCCCTGGAGTCTCGGATGCCTATTATTGTAAGGAGTGCACCATCCAGGAGAAGGATGTGAGTGTACACTAAGCTTTCCATCTGATCTTTGCTGCTTTTATTTAGTAACTCTTGCCAACCAGGGCAAACTCCTGTGGCCCATAGAGATTACTATGTTCAGCTAGGCACGCAGGTTATAATTTCCTCAAGTTCTGTGAGGTCAGCTGGGTGTCGTCCAATAAAAGGCGGTTATTTTGCATCAAGGGCTGAAATGCAACAGAAACAAAACTTTGTCAACGTCAGCAATTTGGAGAGCCCTCTCTCTACTCCTTTGATCTCTctctaattattctttttttttaagaagcttatttatttatttgacagacagagatcacaagtaggcagagagacaggtgcagagagagagagggggaagcaggctccctgttgagcagagagcctgactcgaggctcgatcccaggaccctgagaccatgacctgagccgaaggcagaggcttaacccactgagccacccaggcgcccctctgattaTCCTTCTTCAGAAACAATATCCTGCCTTTGTGAGTCCAGGCACAGTTCACAGTAGGTGATAGCTGCTCAgtcattttctttcctgtcaTGAAAGATTGTTTGAGTGGATGTGGTAACAGTTGAATTTGGGACACCTCAAGTTGATTTCCACTTTAACTGGCTAAAGAATGCCTTTGGGCTGATAGTACAGGATTGTGATTCGGTCTCGTGACATTTTTGCTCCTTGACATTGTGTAGTGGCGGTGGCTACTTAATTCAGTTCCTTTAGTCAAATGCCAGGATAGGGGGCTTGTAGATCTATAATAAAAGCaagttttactgtttttgtttagGTTGGAAGCAGGAGCCTTCTTGGAGGGTGGGGACTGTGAATCTGCTTGTTTTCTTCTTACGTATGACACACTAAAAAGTGtggggacgcccgggtggctcagttggttaggcgtcta
Protein-coding regions in this window:
- the PHF5A gene encoding PHD finger-like domain-containing protein 5A; the protein is MAKHHPDLIFCRKQAGVAIGRLCEKCDGKCVICDSYVRPCTLVRICDECNYGSYQGRCVICGGPGVSDAYYCKECTIQEKDRDGCPKIVNLGSSKTDLFYERKKYGFKKR